From Pontibacter actiniarum, a single genomic window includes:
- a CDS encoding ABC transporter substrate-binding protein, protein MNRSIRKNIAGVALAAALALPALAQTQDPATTYSNGKVLLQQQRYDLAMAELLPLTNTGSAYAPEASYFYALAALKSGKTDEAYKMLLQLQNQHPSWEGMADADYLLANVLFEQGEYERALSKLQELQGTSLASDAEGLKRYYLMRVNDRGRYEQLMRRFGSDKTVAQVYADKLIAGWYRPQDRQLLESLVQEFKLDRNRYLSKAALNNKGYDVALLLPFQLNQPYSQTARKNQFVTDMYAGMKLAQDSLMQQGININLFTYDTSADTVGVKRVLELPEVQQMDLLIGPIYKSTAKVAARYAAKNNINVINPLSQDVDMAKGNNNVFLFESSIATQARQAATFAYQNFSPKTATILFENAKEDTTFAYFYRQQFQKLGGKVKTYKKFNPAEATATATAFNNLKLEDIGHLAVFSDKMTAAVNATSTLQSKAPKLPLITYDKWLDINQITLRQLDNLEAYFVSPKYIDKQKPESKWFREKYISKYNLTPSQYAYAGFEMLYYFGQLLHQYGPQFNGQLAATGVHPGVFYNGVGYTDRSQNNQLQTDNQFVPITKLDNLELTVVNPVF, encoded by the coding sequence ATGAACAGAAGCATCCGGAAAAACATTGCTGGTGTAGCGCTTGCCGCAGCACTGGCACTACCTGCACTGGCGCAGACACAAGACCCTGCCACCACTTACAGCAACGGAAAGGTACTGCTGCAGCAGCAACGCTATGATTTAGCCATGGCAGAACTGCTGCCGCTCACAAACACTGGCAGCGCCTACGCGCCGGAGGCTTCTTACTTTTATGCGCTGGCAGCCCTGAAGAGCGGCAAAACAGACGAAGCCTACAAGATGCTGCTACAGCTGCAGAACCAGCACCCGAGCTGGGAAGGCATGGCTGACGCAGACTACTTACTGGCAAACGTGCTGTTTGAACAGGGAGAGTACGAGCGCGCCCTGAGCAAGCTGCAGGAGCTACAGGGCACCTCCCTCGCCAGCGATGCAGAAGGGCTTAAAAGGTACTACCTGATGCGGGTAAACGACAGAGGCCGCTATGAGCAGCTGATGCGCCGCTTCGGCTCAGACAAGACAGTAGCCCAGGTATACGCAGATAAATTAATCGCAGGATGGTACAGGCCGCAGGACCGCCAACTGCTGGAGAGCCTGGTGCAGGAGTTTAAGCTAGACCGTAACCGCTACCTGAGCAAAGCGGCCCTTAACAACAAAGGCTACGATGTGGCCCTGCTCCTACCCTTCCAGCTAAACCAACCGTACTCCCAGACTGCCCGTAAAAACCAGTTCGTGACCGACATGTACGCCGGTATGAAACTGGCCCAGGACTCGCTTATGCAGCAAGGCATAAACATCAACCTGTTCACCTACGACACCAGCGCGGACACTGTGGGTGTGAAGCGCGTGCTGGAACTGCCGGAGGTGCAGCAAATGGACCTGCTGATCGGGCCAATCTATAAGTCCACGGCAAAGGTGGCGGCACGCTATGCCGCCAAAAACAACATCAACGTCATCAACCCGCTGTCGCAGGACGTGGACATGGCCAAGGGGAACAACAACGTGTTTCTGTTTGAGTCTTCCATCGCAACGCAGGCCCGCCAGGCCGCTACCTTCGCGTACCAGAACTTCTCGCCCAAAACAGCCACAATCCTGTTTGAGAACGCCAAAGAGGACACGACCTTTGCCTACTTTTACCGCCAGCAGTTCCAGAAACTGGGTGGCAAGGTAAAGACCTACAAAAAGTTTAACCCTGCCGAGGCCACCGCCACGGCTACCGCGTTTAACAACCTGAAGCTGGAGGATATTGGCCACCTGGCTGTGTTCTCTGATAAAATGACGGCAGCAGTTAACGCCACCAGCACACTGCAGAGCAAAGCTCCAAAGCTGCCGCTGATCACTTACGACAAGTGGCTGGACATAAACCAGATCACGCTGCGCCAGCTCGATAACCTGGAGGCGTACTTCGTTAGCCCAAAGTACATAGACAAGCAAAAGCCGGAAAGCAAGTGGTTCCGGGAGAAGTACATCAGCAAGTATAACCTGACGCCGTCGCAGTACGCCTACGCCGGCTTTGAGATGCTGTACTACTTCGGGCAGCTGCTGCACCAGTACGGGCCGCAGTTCAACGGGCAGTTGGCAGCAACAGGTGTACACCCTGGCGTATTTTACAACGGCGTAGGCTACACTGACCGCAGCCAGAACAACCAACTGCAGACGGATAACCAGTTTGTGCCCATCACCAAGCTGGACAACCTGGAGCTAACCGTCGTAAACCCTGTTTTTTAA
- a CDS encoding DegT/DnrJ/EryC1/StrS family aminotransferase: protein MEDIKMNASKAPYAKLKPELDAAFSAVMNSMDFEGGPWVGQLTHALKAYLEVARAFPCAKGGAAFRMALRALQVKAGAEVILPAFGDAGLARIVLEEGLKPVFADVDAATFTLSPAAAARAVTEATAAVVPVHLFGQCAQMPELMPLAARYGLWVVEDASQALGAVVPDAVAGNRKAGGIGHIGIVSFFPSKPLLEEGEGGAVATSHPDLVERVQQVLQERGSTEAIPALPSLDAAMLEVKLKYVDTYNAARQKVAGYYDEAFAGTLVQVPHRAPYSTHVYQQYTITVPAALRDGLRQHLYENYIPSMVYYPQPLHLQAAFSSSLGYNPGDFPVAELLSQSTLSLPLHSELKEDQLAYICQHVLNYVKYRS from the coding sequence ATGGAAGACATCAAAATGAACGCCTCTAAGGCACCTTACGCCAAGCTAAAGCCGGAGCTTGACGCTGCTTTCAGTGCCGTTATGAACAGTATGGACTTTGAGGGCGGTCCCTGGGTGGGGCAACTCACGCATGCGCTAAAAGCCTACCTTGAGGTAGCGCGGGCTTTCCCCTGTGCAAAGGGAGGCGCTGCCTTCAGAATGGCTTTGCGGGCACTGCAGGTAAAGGCCGGTGCGGAGGTTATACTGCCAGCCTTCGGTGATGCCGGACTGGCCCGAATAGTGCTGGAGGAGGGCCTGAAACCGGTTTTCGCAGATGTGGATGCAGCAACCTTCACCCTTTCGCCGGCTGCTGCTGCGCGGGCCGTAACCGAGGCTACCGCCGCTGTGGTGCCGGTGCACTTGTTTGGCCAATGCGCCCAGATGCCGGAACTGATGCCGCTGGCGGCACGATATGGCCTGTGGGTGGTGGAGGACGCTTCGCAGGCGCTTGGGGCTGTGGTTCCTGATGCCGTTGCCGGAAATCGTAAAGCAGGTGGCATCGGGCATATCGGCATTGTTTCTTTTTTCCCTTCTAAACCGCTGCTGGAGGAAGGAGAGGGGGGCGCTGTGGCTACCAGCCATCCGGACTTGGTGGAGCGGGTGCAGCAGGTTTTGCAAGAGAGGGGCAGTACGGAGGCGATTCCTGCCTTGCCTTCGCTGGATGCCGCCATGCTGGAGGTAAAGCTGAAGTACGTGGATACCTACAACGCCGCCCGGCAGAAAGTAGCGGGCTACTATGATGAGGCTTTTGCCGGGACACTTGTACAGGTGCCGCACCGTGCCCCCTACAGCACCCATGTGTACCAACAGTATACCATTACGGTACCGGCCGCCTTGCGCGACGGCCTGCGCCAGCACCTGTACGAAAACTACATCCCAAGCATGGTGTATTATCCGCAGCCGCTCCACCTGCAGGCAGCGTTCAGTTCCTCCTTAGGCTATAACCCCGGCGATTTCCCGGTGGCCGAGCTGCTAAGCCAGAGCACGCTTTCCCTGCCGCTGCACTCTGAGCTGAAGGAGGATCAGCTGGCCTACATTTGTCAGCATGTGCTGAATTATGTTAAGTATAGGTCGTGA
- the guaA gene encoding glutamine-hydrolyzing GMP synthase, which produces MPEKILILDFGSQYTQLIARRVRELNVYCEIFPYNNVPELTDEVKGVILSGSPCSVRDAEHPNIDLDQYLGKLPVLAVCYGAQLIAHEKGGEVTPSTIREYGRARLSVLHNHDRLLKELTLGSVVWMSHGDTIREIPDNFEVIASTDSVRVAAYKLRDQDTYGIQFHPEVTHSDEGKTLLRNFVVHICGCLQDWTSEQFIDATVAELKEQIGNDKVVLGLSGGVDSSVAAMLIHQAIGKNLYCIFVDNGLLRKNEFETVLDSYKHMGLNVKGVDAKEKFYTALAGLTDPEQKRKAIGRVFIEVFDDEAHQIEDVKWLAQGTIYPDVIESMSVKGPSATIKSHHNVGGLPDFMKLKVVEPLKTLFKDEVRLVGRTMEIDETILGRHPFPGPGLAIRILGDITPEKVQVLQQVDHIFISNLKKSGLYDEVWQAGAILTPVQSVGVMGDERTYENVVALRAVTSIDGMTADWSRLPYEFLADVSNEIINKVKGVNRVVYDISSKPPATIEWE; this is translated from the coding sequence ATGCCAGAAAAAATTCTCATCCTCGATTTTGGTTCGCAGTATACCCAGCTTATTGCCAGAAGGGTTCGCGAACTTAACGTGTACTGCGAGATTTTCCCGTACAATAACGTGCCGGAACTCACAGACGAAGTAAAAGGCGTTATCCTTTCGGGCAGCCCCTGCTCTGTACGCGACGCTGAACACCCCAACATTGACCTGGACCAGTACCTAGGAAAGCTGCCTGTGCTGGCCGTGTGCTACGGCGCACAGCTGATCGCACATGAAAAAGGCGGTGAGGTTACCCCTTCTACCATTCGGGAGTACGGCCGTGCCCGCCTGAGCGTGCTGCACAACCACGACCGCCTGCTGAAGGAGCTCACGCTCGGTTCGGTGGTGTGGATGTCGCACGGAGACACGATCAGGGAGATACCGGACAACTTTGAGGTGATTGCCAGCACCGACAGCGTACGCGTGGCCGCATACAAACTCCGCGACCAGGATACCTACGGGATTCAGTTTCACCCGGAAGTAACGCACTCCGACGAGGGCAAGACCCTGTTGCGCAACTTTGTGGTGCATATCTGCGGATGCCTCCAGGACTGGACATCGGAGCAGTTTATAGATGCCACCGTTGCCGAGCTGAAAGAGCAGATCGGCAACGATAAAGTAGTACTGGGCCTTTCAGGCGGTGTGGACTCCAGCGTGGCCGCCATGCTCATCCACCAGGCGATCGGCAAAAACCTGTACTGCATATTTGTGGACAACGGCCTGCTGCGCAAAAACGAGTTCGAAACCGTGCTGGATTCTTACAAGCACATGGGGCTGAACGTAAAAGGCGTGGACGCCAAAGAAAAGTTCTACACTGCCCTGGCCGGGCTGACAGACCCGGAACAGAAGCGCAAGGCCATCGGCCGCGTATTTATAGAGGTATTTGACGACGAAGCGCACCAGATTGAGGATGTGAAGTGGCTGGCGCAGGGCACCATTTACCCGGACGTGATTGAGTCGATGAGTGTAAAAGGACCTTCTGCCACCATTAAGTCGCACCACAACGTAGGTGGCTTGCCAGACTTTATGAAGCTGAAAGTGGTGGAGCCGCTTAAAACACTTTTCAAAGACGAAGTGCGTTTAGTAGGCAGAACCATGGAGATCGACGAAACCATACTTGGCCGCCACCCCTTCCCGGGCCCGGGCCTTGCCATCCGTATTCTGGGAGACATCACACCAGAAAAAGTACAGGTGCTGCAGCAGGTGGACCATATCTTCATCAGCAACCTGAAAAAATCAGGGCTGTACGATGAGGTATGGCAGGCAGGCGCTATCCTGACCCCTGTGCAGTCTGTGGGGGTGATGGGCGATGAGCGCACCTACGAAAACGTAGTGGCGCTGCGCGCCGTGACCAGTATAGACGGCATGACGGCAGACTGGAGCCGTTTACCGTATGAGTTTCTGGCCGACGTGTCGAACGAGATCATCAACAAAGTAAAAGGCGTAAACCGCGTGGTGTACGATATCAGCTCGAAGCCACCTGCCACTATTGAGTGGGAATAA
- the fsa gene encoding fructose-6-phosphate aldolase, whose protein sequence is MKFFIDTANLQEIQEAHDLGVLDGVTTNPSLMAKEGIFGHDNVIAHYKKISEIVDGDISAEVIATDFEGIVREGEFLAELHPNIVVKVPMIRDGVKAIRYFSEKGIKTNCTLVFSAGQAILAAKAGATYVSPFVGRLDDISTDGMQLIEQIVQIYGNYGYQTQVLAASVRHVMHLVQCAEVGADVVTCPLNVITGLLKHPLTDSGLEKFLADHAKGNK, encoded by the coding sequence ATGAAATTCTTTATTGATACTGCAAACCTGCAGGAAATTCAGGAGGCGCATGACCTCGGCGTGCTTGATGGCGTAACCACAAACCCGTCGCTTATGGCGAAAGAGGGTATTTTTGGCCACGACAATGTAATTGCACACTATAAGAAAATAAGCGAGATAGTGGATGGCGACATCAGTGCAGAAGTTATTGCCACTGATTTTGAAGGCATCGTGCGCGAAGGCGAGTTCCTGGCAGAGCTGCACCCGAACATCGTGGTGAAAGTGCCGATGATCCGCGACGGCGTAAAAGCTATCCGTTATTTCAGCGAGAAGGGCATCAAAACCAACTGTACGCTGGTGTTCTCGGCTGGGCAGGCTATTCTGGCGGCTAAGGCAGGAGCTACGTACGTTTCTCCTTTTGTAGGCCGCCTGGATGATATCTCTACGGATGGCATGCAGCTAATTGAGCAGATCGTGCAGATCTACGGCAACTATGGCTACCAAACGCAAGTACTGGCGGCTTCCGTGCGCCACGTCATGCACCTGGTGCAGTGCGCTGAGGTGGGAGCCGATGTGGTTACCTGCCCGCTGAACGTGATCACAGGCCTGCTGAAGCACCCGCTGACAGACAGCGGCCTTGAGAAGTTCCTGGCTGACCACGCCAAAGGCAACAAGTAA
- a CDS encoding cell division ATP-binding protein FtsE, producing MNFSSSPVVSLRDVAIYQDVNTVLSSVNFDIEKGEFVYLVGRTGSGKSSLLKTLYGDLPLLVGQGAVAEFNLGKLPRKQVPYLRRKVGIIFQDFQLLFDRSVAENLAFVLRATGWRDKSKRKQRISEVLMRVGLDAAANKMPHQLSGGEQQRVVVARALLNEPVILFADEPTGNLDPLVADEIMQLFQEINNQGTAVLMATHNYEIINRYPRRVLKCEKGHVLDSNVQEFSLISGYQAS from the coding sequence ATGAATTTTTCCTCTTCACCGGTGGTGTCGCTTCGTGACGTGGCCATTTACCAAGACGTGAACACCGTTCTCAGCAGTGTGAATTTCGATATTGAGAAAGGTGAGTTTGTTTACCTGGTGGGCCGTACCGGAAGCGGAAAAAGCTCCCTCCTCAAAACGCTCTACGGAGACCTGCCTTTGTTGGTGGGCCAGGGCGCTGTGGCTGAGTTTAACCTGGGCAAACTGCCCCGCAAGCAGGTGCCTTACCTGCGCCGGAAAGTAGGCATTATCTTTCAGGACTTCCAGTTACTGTTCGACAGGTCTGTAGCCGAAAACCTGGCGTTTGTACTTAGGGCCACCGGCTGGCGGGACAAGTCGAAGCGCAAGCAGCGCATTTCGGAGGTGCTGATGCGGGTAGGCCTGGACGCGGCAGCCAACAAGATGCCACACCAGCTTTCGGGTGGTGAGCAGCAGCGTGTGGTAGTGGCCAGGGCTTTGCTGAACGAGCCTGTGATTCTGTTCGCCGATGAGCCCACCGGTAACCTGGACCCGCTCGTGGCGGATGAAATTATGCAGCTCTTCCAGGAGATCAACAACCAGGGAACGGCTGTTTTAATGGCCACCCACAACTACGAGATCATCAACCGTTACCCGCGCCGCGTGCTGAAGTGCGAAAAAGGGCACGTGCTGGACTCCAATGTGCAGGAGTTTAGCCTGATCAGCGGCTACCAGGCTTCCTGA